A genomic stretch from Deinococcus cellulosilyticus NBRC 106333 = KACC 11606 includes:
- a CDS encoding beta-galactosidase, with amino-acid sequence MNILNTLGQHVLFGGDYNPEQWPEHIWHEDVQRMKEAGVNLVSVGIFGWAKLEPSEGQYEFDWLDRVLNLLQEHNIGVNLATATASPPAWFALKYPESLPVTRDGVTLGFGSRQHYSPASAVYREKAAQLVRKLAGRYGTHPAVKMWHINNEYGCHIWECFSESTAQAFRGWLQKKYQALSEVNRVWGTAFWSQTYHQWEEIQPPRAMPGFYNPTQYLDWRRFSSDMMQECMQLEVDILREVTPHIPVNTNFLSVAKNLNQRELAKLEDIVSIDIYPDPASEDAALEVAIQGDWARSMRDGQPWILMEQAPNQVQWRHINAIKKPGQMRLLSYQLMARGARGILYFQWRQSVSGSEKYHSGMLPHTGVKSRTWQEIKQLGQELKGLPLLSYQHTAEVAIIVDWDSWQALEQESHPHVQLRLMQQVQQIYRTLHRRNIAVDFTTSHHDLSKYRLVYLPSTPLMDQASAGNLKNYVRQGGCLVSAFFSGITDEHDHIQQGTDQGSYSPGLKELLGVNILEFAPQQDGTVLQLSNGWEGSMWADVLELNGATALATYQREISGPAITCNLYGEGQAYHMGTQLTSQSLQVFTDLLLENRNLKAPLDVPEGIEVVRWQDGTLFLTNPTDAPCSISLPSAMTALVGTTEGHTLQLAPMGVAVLQPQSHPTEVLTPQ; translated from the coding sequence GTGAACATCCTGAACACGCTTGGGCAGCATGTGCTGTTTGGCGGCGACTACAACCCGGAACAGTGGCCAGAGCACATCTGGCATGAAGACGTGCAGCGCATGAAAGAGGCCGGGGTCAACCTGGTTTCGGTGGGCATTTTCGGCTGGGCAAAACTGGAACCCAGTGAAGGCCAATATGAATTTGACTGGCTGGACCGGGTGCTGAACCTGCTCCAGGAACACAACATCGGGGTCAATCTTGCCACGGCCACGGCCTCTCCTCCGGCGTGGTTTGCACTGAAGTACCCCGAGAGCCTTCCGGTCACCAGAGATGGGGTCACCCTGGGGTTCGGAAGCCGGCAGCATTACAGCCCAGCCAGTGCTGTTTACCGTGAAAAAGCTGCACAATTGGTGCGCAAACTGGCCGGGCGCTACGGCACCCATCCTGCAGTGAAGATGTGGCACATCAACAACGAATATGGCTGTCACATCTGGGAATGCTTCAGTGAAAGCACCGCACAGGCCTTCAGAGGATGGCTGCAGAAAAAATACCAGGCCCTCTCTGAAGTCAACCGCGTGTGGGGCACAGCCTTCTGGAGCCAGACTTACCACCAGTGGGAGGAAATCCAGCCTCCCAGAGCCATGCCAGGGTTCTACAACCCCACGCAGTACCTGGACTGGCGCAGGTTCTCCAGCGACATGATGCAGGAATGCATGCAGCTTGAAGTGGACATTCTGCGGGAAGTGACTCCCCACATCCCGGTCAACACCAATTTCCTCAGTGTGGCCAAGAACCTCAACCAGAGGGAACTGGCAAAGCTGGAAGACATTGTTTCCATTGACATCTATCCTGATCCTGCAAGTGAGGACGCCGCTCTGGAGGTGGCCATCCAGGGAGACTGGGCCCGTTCCATGCGGGACGGTCAGCCGTGGATCTTGATGGAGCAGGCTCCGAATCAGGTGCAATGGCGCCACATCAACGCCATCAAAAAACCCGGCCAGATGCGCCTCCTCAGTTACCAGCTGATGGCCCGAGGCGCGAGGGGCATCCTGTACTTCCAGTGGCGTCAGAGCGTGAGCGGTTCTGAGAAATACCACTCGGGAATGCTGCCGCACACAGGGGTGAAATCCCGCACCTGGCAGGAGATCAAACAACTGGGTCAGGAATTGAAAGGGCTTCCTCTGCTCAGTTATCAGCACACCGCAGAAGTGGCAATCATTGTGGACTGGGACAGCTGGCAGGCCCTGGAACAGGAGTCCCACCCTCACGTCCAACTTCGCCTGATGCAGCAGGTCCAGCAAATCTACAGGACCCTGCACCGCAGAAACATTGCTGTGGATTTCACCACCAGCCATCATGACCTGAGCAAGTATCGTCTGGTCTACCTGCCCAGCACCCCCCTGATGGACCAGGCTTCTGCCGGGAACCTGAAGAATTACGTGCGACAGGGCGGATGTCTGGTTTCTGCGTTCTTCTCTGGCATCACCGATGAGCATGACCACATCCAGCAGGGCACCGATCAGGGCAGTTACAGCCCGGGCCTCAAGGAACTCCTGGGGGTAAACATCCTGGAGTTTGCTCCCCAGCAGGACGGCACCGTGCTGCAACTCAGCAATGGCTGGGAAGGCAGCATGTGGGCAGATGTGCTGGAACTGAACGGAGCCACAGCCCTCGCCACCTACCAGAGAGAAATCTCAGGCCCGGCCATCACCTGCAACCTGTACGGAGAAGGTCAGGCCTACCACATGGGCACGCAACTCACCAGTCAGAGCCTGCAGGTGTTCACCGATCTGCTTCTTGAGAACCGCAACCTGAAGGCCCCACTGGACGTTCCCGAAGGCATCGAAGTGGTGCGCTGGCAGGACGGCACCCTCTTCCTGACAAATCCCACAGATGCACCGTGCAGCATTTCCCTCCCCTCAGCCATGACTGCACTGGTGGGAACAACAGAAGGCCACACTCTGCAGCTCGCCCCGATGGGCGTTGCTGTCCTGCAACCCCAGAGCCACCCCACCGAAGTTCTGACCCCTCAATAA
- a CDS encoding ABC transporter substrate-binding protein → MKKTILFTLTLALSSAVAAPKGEITVWSWDVAAKALEATIPSFNKKYPDVKVKVVDLGNQNVYDRGLAGCAAGGADLPDVYSVENGEAEVFWARFPDCFTDLTTLGAGKYLKSFPAFKWTELSVGNKRYAMPWDSGPVVMFYRRDLYKQAGVSVSSIKTWDDFIKAGQKVNAKFGGKVKMGVIGNGSDDEWFRMLANQNGCFYFDNEASEVTINKQGCVDALTTIKKLMDAKLLSVGDWGGQITAFKKGDIATSMFGAWYEGTIRSNGADLSGKWGVYAMPASKKGGVRAANLGGSALALPASSKNKEAAYAFIEHALATNEGQIAMLKQYGLVPSLLSAAKDPYVAQGQKYWGNQKVWKTILDTLGDVPAARGTQFFQDARQVMIVVQADFLAGKYKTAKEALDAAAKQISSITGLPIAK, encoded by the coding sequence ATGAAGAAGACCATCCTGTTCACCCTGACCCTGGCCCTCAGCAGCGCCGTTGCCGCCCCCAAAGGAGAAATCACGGTGTGGAGCTGGGACGTGGCCGCCAAAGCCCTGGAAGCCACCATCCCGAGTTTCAACAAGAAGTACCCGGATGTGAAAGTCAAAGTGGTCGACCTCGGCAACCAGAACGTCTATGACCGTGGCCTCGCTGGGTGTGCCGCAGGGGGAGCAGACCTCCCTGATGTGTACAGCGTCGAAAACGGTGAAGCTGAAGTGTTCTGGGCCCGTTTCCCCGACTGCTTCACCGACCTGACCACCCTGGGGGCAGGCAAGTACCTCAAGAGCTTCCCCGCCTTCAAATGGACGGAACTCAGTGTGGGCAACAAGCGTTACGCCATGCCCTGGGACTCCGGCCCGGTGGTGATGTTCTACCGCCGTGACCTCTACAAACAGGCTGGAGTCAGTGTCTCTTCCATCAAAACCTGGGATGACTTCATCAAGGCAGGCCAGAAGGTGAATGCCAAGTTTGGTGGCAAGGTCAAGATGGGTGTGATTGGCAACGGAAGCGACGATGAATGGTTCCGGATGCTGGCCAACCAGAACGGCTGCTTCTACTTCGACAATGAAGCCAGTGAAGTCACCATCAACAAGCAGGGTTGTGTGGACGCCCTGACCACCATCAAGAAGCTGATGGACGCCAAACTCCTCTCTGTAGGCGACTGGGGCGGCCAGATCACGGCCTTCAAGAAAGGTGACATTGCCACCTCGATGTTCGGGGCCTGGTACGAAGGCACCATCCGCAGCAACGGTGCAGACCTGAGCGGCAAGTGGGGCGTGTACGCCATGCCTGCCAGCAAAAAAGGCGGCGTGCGTGCAGCCAACCTGGGAGGTTCTGCCCTGGCCCTGCCCGCGAGCAGCAAGAACAAAGAAGCTGCGTATGCCTTCATCGAGCACGCCCTGGCGACCAACGAAGGCCAGATTGCCATGCTCAAACAGTACGGACTGGTGCCTTCCCTGCTGAGTGCTGCCAAAGATCCTTACGTGGCGCAGGGCCAGAAGTACTGGGGGAACCAGAAGGTGTGGAAGACCATCCTGGACACCCTGGGGGATGTGCCTGCTGCACGTGGAACCCAGTTCTTCCAGGATGCCCGTCAGGTCATGATCGTTGTTCAGGCAGATTTCCTGGCCGGAAAATACAAAACCGCCAAAGAAGCACTGGATGCTGCCGCCAAGCAGATCAGCAGCATCACCGGACTGCCCATCGCGAAATAA
- a CDS encoding carbohydrate ABC transporter permease, whose amino-acid sequence MLRLRQNLVPYGFLLPYLLIFLLFWAYPLIRSLLDSFDDSRILGFGFTPANWTRLFSDPFFMTALKNTLVILAIQVPSMLALAIGLAIALNSEVLKAKGFYRFAFFAPLVVGTTAYSAIFRLIFNTQYGAVNHGLNALGLPSVDWLNQGTPALIVIMLAITWRWTGYNAIILLAGLQSISKDVYEAAAIDGASKWTTFWKITLPLMRPSILFCTVLSVFGTLQLFTESALITAGGPGNATMTLGTYLYQQGFRSFNFGYASSIAYAVAILGAFVSWIQLRLLGRDNT is encoded by the coding sequence ATGTTGAGACTCAGACAGAACCTTGTACCCTATGGGTTCTTATTGCCTTACCTTTTGATTTTCCTGCTGTTCTGGGCATACCCCCTGATCCGCAGCCTGCTGGACTCTTTTGACGATTCCCGCATTCTGGGCTTTGGTTTCACCCCTGCAAACTGGACTCGACTTTTCTCTGATCCTTTTTTCATGACCGCCCTGAAAAACACCCTGGTCATCCTGGCCATCCAGGTGCCTTCCATGCTGGCCCTGGCGATTGGCCTGGCCATTGCCCTCAATTCTGAAGTGCTGAAGGCCAAAGGGTTTTACCGTTTTGCATTTTTTGCTCCTCTGGTGGTGGGGACCACCGCCTACTCGGCGATCTTCCGCCTGATTTTCAACACCCAGTACGGTGCAGTGAACCACGGCCTGAACGCTCTGGGCCTGCCTTCTGTGGACTGGCTCAACCAGGGCACGCCCGCCCTGATCGTGATCATGCTGGCCATCACCTGGCGCTGGACCGGATACAACGCCATCATCCTCCTCGCTGGCCTGCAATCCATTTCCAAAGACGTGTACGAGGCTGCTGCAATTGATGGAGCCTCGAAATGGACCACGTTCTGGAAAATCACCCTGCCCCTGATGCGTCCAAGCATTCTGTTCTGTACGGTGCTGTCGGTGTTCGGGACCCTGCAACTGTTCACTGAGTCTGCCCTGATCACGGCCGGCGGTCCGGGGAATGCCACGATGACGCTGGGGACTTACCTGTACCAGCAGGGCTTCAGAAGCTTCAACTTCGGATACGCCAGTTCCATTGCCTACGCAGTTGCCATCCTGGGTGCCTTCGTGAGCTGGATTCAACTCCGCCTCCTCGGAAGGGACAACACATGA
- a CDS encoding carbohydrate ABC transporter permease, with the protein MSTPRPLQKEQAMIQNPVRSSVLQSTLLHVFLTILALLFLAPLYLMLVYATHPDNGIYSGALWFGSEAVNNFKNLQADTNFLRAMGNSIIIAVLYTAVSLMLTSMAGFAFTKYEFWGKNFWFGVILATLAIPVFVTIIPQYILMARNFHLTNTYWAVILPTLANTMGIFYMRQAFLTVHTDLLNAARIDGASEWRVFWQIALPVVRPAMAALAILLFLSSWNDYLWPLLVLNNKDAYTIPVALGTLVGLTRVSWGGIMMGTALSTVPFLILFVIAQRQIISGVAGGSVKG; encoded by the coding sequence ATGAGCACGCCCAGACCCCTGCAAAAAGAACAGGCCATGATACAGAATCCTGTGCGTTCGAGCGTCCTGCAATCCACCCTGCTGCATGTCTTTCTCACCATTCTGGCTCTGCTGTTTCTGGCCCCGCTGTACCTGATGCTGGTGTACGCCACCCACCCGGACAACGGCATCTACTCGGGAGCCCTGTGGTTCGGCAGTGAAGCAGTGAACAACTTCAAGAACCTGCAGGCCGACACCAACTTCCTGCGGGCGATGGGCAACTCCATCATCATTGCGGTGCTGTACACTGCCGTGAGCCTGATGCTGACCAGCATGGCCGGGTTCGCGTTCACCAAGTACGAATTCTGGGGCAAGAACTTCTGGTTCGGGGTGATCCTGGCAACATTGGCGATTCCAGTGTTCGTGACGATCATCCCGCAGTACATCCTGATGGCTCGAAACTTTCACCTGACCAACACCTACTGGGCCGTGATTTTGCCCACACTTGCAAATACCATGGGCATTTTCTACATGCGACAGGCGTTTCTGACGGTCCACACGGACCTTTTGAACGCTGCACGGATTGATGGAGCCAGTGAGTGGCGGGTGTTCTGGCAGATTGCCCTGCCTGTGGTGCGCCCAGCAATGGCTGCTCTGGCGATCCTCCTGTTTCTGTCGAGCTGGAACGATTACCTGTGGCCTCTTCTGGTGCTGAACAACAAGGATGCCTACACCATTCCGGTGGCCCTGGGAACCCTGGTGGGTCTGACCCGCGTGTCATGGGGTGGGATCATGATGGGCACCGCACTGTCCACCGTTCCTTTCCTGATCCTCTTTGTGATTGCCCAGCGTCAGATCATTTCTGGCGTTGCAGGAGGCTCGGTCAAAGGCTGA
- a CDS encoding LacI family DNA-binding transcriptional regulator codes for MRQHHNLTIQDVAREAGVSTATVSRILNGTGKVSPEKVQRVREVIERLGYKANPFSRSLLTEDLKTVGVLVPNLKDEFYGVIVNTIEQHLLEHDLHMMCSLGHDDPRKEKQAIQTFKSRHLDAYILFTDLLPDEDLLELMQEGVPMVILNRLIPEAASTCLYVDNEMGGEQATRHLLDLGHTRIAHITGPLNRPDTLGRYTGYIRALQAAGVPADPALFASANGQDWAEAEGEKLTQRLLARTHFTALFASNDWLALGAVRALQAAGLRVPQDVSVVSFDDRTFARTVLQGLTAVHFPSEELGTQAAQLVVSLLGEEEPTARPPLQTHLVVRGSTGKVK; via the coding sequence ATGCGCCAGCACCACAACCTCACCATTCAGGATGTCGCCCGAGAAGCCGGAGTGTCCACAGCCACCGTCTCCAGAATTCTGAACGGCACCGGAAAAGTCAGCCCGGAAAAAGTTCAGCGTGTGCGTGAAGTGATCGAGCGCCTCGGATACAAGGCCAACCCCTTTTCCAGAAGCCTCCTCACCGAGGACCTCAAGACAGTGGGTGTGCTTGTGCCCAACCTCAAAGACGAATTCTATGGGGTCATCGTCAACACCATCGAACAGCACCTGCTGGAACACGACCTGCACATGATGTGTTCTCTGGGCCATGACGACCCTCGCAAAGAAAAACAGGCCATTCAGACCTTCAAGAGCCGCCATCTGGACGCCTATATCCTTTTCACCGACCTGCTGCCAGACGAAGATCTGCTTGAACTCATGCAGGAAGGGGTTCCTATGGTGATCCTCAACCGTCTGATCCCGGAAGCCGCCTCCACCTGCCTTTATGTGGACAATGAGATGGGCGGGGAACAGGCCACCCGGCACCTGCTGGACCTCGGTCATACCCGCATCGCCCACATCACCGGTCCCCTGAACCGACCCGATACCCTGGGCAGGTACACCGGATACATCCGTGCCCTGCAAGCCGCAGGTGTTCCTGCAGATCCTGCCCTGTTTGCCTCGGCCAATGGTCAGGACTGGGCAGAAGCCGAAGGGGAAAAACTCACCCAGCGTCTGCTGGCCCGCACCCATTTCACGGCGCTCTTTGCCAGCAACGACTGGCTTGCTCTGGGTGCCGTTCGAGCATTGCAGGCTGCAGGTCTGCGTGTCCCACAAGATGTTTCAGTGGTGAGTTTTGATGACCGGACTTTTGCCAGAACGGTGCTGCAGGGCCTCACCGCAGTGCATTTCCCGAGTGAGGAACTCGGTACCCAGGCCGCTCAACTGGTGGTGTCCCTGCTGGGGGAGGAAGAACCCACAGCAAGGCCTCCACTGCAGACCCATCTGGTGGTGCGGGGGTCCACGGGCAAAGTGAAATAG